Proteins from a genomic interval of Gossypium hirsutum isolate 1008001.06 chromosome A09, Gossypium_hirsutum_v2.1, whole genome shotgun sequence:
- the LOC107888963 gene encoding transcription factor MYB108, with translation MDVKARSSSGPNMVSTEEEDLKRGPWTIEEDFKLINYISIHGKGRWNSLAHSAGLKRTGKSCRLRWLNYLRPDVRRGNITLEEQLLILQLHSRWGNRWSKIAQYLPGRTDNEIKNYWRTRVQKHAKQLKCDVNSKEFKDTMRYLWMPRLVERIQAATTTTDTASALAATTSNASIEQMLLPNLSYYTLDNVSTAASSDSIGTQVSPISDSTDYYNGVLANYNPNQDYFQANHESLISPIGNYCNNGDGMDFGLIELNHHWVGDGDGDGDGDGDGLHNLLNAEDFFFLQHQFNFNM, from the exons ATGGATGTTAAAGCAAGGAGTAGTAGTGGTCCAAACATGGTAAGTACTGAAGAAGAGGACTTGAAAAGAGGTCCTTGGACTATTGAAGAAGATTTTAAACTCATCAACTATATTTCCATTCATGGCAAAGGTCGATGGAACTCTCTTGCTCATTCTGCag GTCTTAAACGAACTGGAAAAAGTTGTAGGTTGAGATGGTTGAATTATCTTCGGCCTGATGTCCGACGTGGGAACATCACACTTGAGGAACAACTTTTGATTCTTCAACTTCACTCGCGATGGGGAAATCG ATGGTCCAAAATCGCCCAATACTTGCCCGGAAGAACCGACAATGAGATCAAGAACTATTGGAGAACTCGTGtccaaaaacatgccaaacaACTCAAATGTGACGTCAACAGCAAAGAATTCAAGGACACCATGCGTTACCTATGGATGCCTAGGTTAGTTGAAAGGATTCAAGCTGCCACCACCACCACTGACACCGCGTCCGCTTTAGCTGCCACGACGAGCAATGCGAGCATTGAGCAAATGTTGTTGCCTAATTTGAGTTATTACACTCTAGATAACGTTAGCACTGCTGCCTCATCGGACTCTATCGGGACTCAAGTTTCACCAATTTCAGATTCAACTGATTATTACAACGGTGTCTTGGCTAATTATAACCCAAATCAGGATTATTTCCAAGCTAACCATGAATCCTTAATAAGTCCCATTGGGAATTATTGCAACAATGGCGATGGCATGGATTTTGGGTTGATAGAATTGAACCACCATTGGGTaggtgatggtgatggtgatggtgatggtgatggtgatggaTTGCATAATTTATTGAACGCTGAAGATTTTTTCTTCTTACAGCACCAGTTCAACTTTAACATGTGA